DNA from Chitinivibrionales bacterium:
TTCAGGATGCGCGCAAGGCCGCCGATCACCCACGCCTCGCCGCATGACCAGAACATGGGTTTGCCGTTGGGGCATTTCTGCGACGTGGGGAAAAAGCTGTCGTCGCGGTAGTAAAAGTGGTACGTGGTGTCGTACAGGTATCCGGCCACGCTCCACCAGTACCGGTTGAGCGTGTCAAGGAAGCGGTTTTCGGCCGACGCCTTGACATAAAGGACCATTGCCGGCGGCTCCATGTAGAGCGCGTCGCACCACCACCATCCGCCGTTGCGGGAATAGCAGGGATTGGGCCTGACCACGTCGAAATGGTTGTCAAGGCTCTGCTTGGTCGAGTTGATCATGACGCTGTTCGCCGGAAGCGGGTCGAGCAGGTAGATCTCGCTGTAGGTCTGCGTGCAGCAGAAATTGTCGGCGGTGGTCGTGGTCACGCTGCCGTAGGTCTGCCAGTTGAAATAGGTGGCCCAGCGTTTTGCGAAATTGAGGTAGGCGGTGTCTTTTGACGCGTAATACATGGCCATGAGCCCGGTCATGAACGAGCCCACGTCCCAGTTGTTGCCGCCGTTGGTGTGCTCGTACGGGTTCGGCTGGTCGCCTTTGCCCGCCGAGGCATGATTATAAAGATTGGCGATGTCGGCATAGGTCATGCGGTAATGGGCGACGCGCCTCATGAGGTTGACGATGCTGTCGGCGCTGAACTCGGTTTGCGCGAACGCCGGATTGAATAAACAACAGAGCCCGATGATAGTGACAATGGATAGGTGAAATTTCATATAACGAACCCCCATGATAATGGAAAAAACCGGTACCCTTCTAAAAATAAGGGAAAACCGTTAATGGTGCAGGGGAAAAATGAAAAAGGAGCAGCTGGCTGCCCCTTTTTCATTGTTTTCAGGATCGGGAGACTTTTAACGAACCGTGAACGGCGCCGAAGTCTTGAGCCCGTTCTGTTCCAATCTCAGGATATAGACCCCTTGTCCCAAGGTGCCGAGGTTGAGCACCTGTTTCTGGTTCCCGGCGGCCAAGTTTTTCGTGATTCCCTGCAGCATTGACCTGCCCGAACAGTCGAACACCTCCAGCCTTGTCCGGCCCGGCTTTGCAAGCGAGAAAGTGACGTTCAGGTTGTTTCCGGCCAAAACCGGACGGATATTAAATCCCTGGTCGGGCCTGGTCTGGGCTTTCGGGCACGCCACTGTGCTTGCGTTCTTGAGTGTAAACCTCATCCAGTCGTAATTCCAGCTTCCCACGTGAAAGTTGAGCTGGATCACCTGCAGCCCGGTGTCAAGGTCAACCGAGTCAACGTGCATGTTGACGGTCCAGGCATGCCAAACCTCCGGACAGCCTTGCGGCGTGATGCAGGCGGGAAGGTTATTTATGGAATCCACTCTTACCGACGCGCCGTCGTAGAACGTGAGTGTCTGAAGGTTTGGGGGCGCATTGGCCGTGGCCTGCTTGAAATCGATATAGTAGGTGCCGGCCGTATTGACATTGACCGTGAACTTGAGCCAATCTCCGATGATGGGCGGATTGACTGCCGGGTTGTCTTGGTCGATCCACGAAAGATGCCACGTGGTGACCGCAGCATTGACTGATGAATCGAAATGGTCGTTAGTACCGTAGCCAACCACGTCCCAGTCGTTGCCGGAATACGACTGCATGTCGACATTGATATCGGCCTGGATCTGCTGCCCGCTGGCATTGAGACGCATGGTGCCTCCGGTATTGCCGGGAGATACGTCGTGATACGCAACGCCTTCTCCGCCGTTGTCGAAGAAAACGCCCTTCACGACGCCAGGGATTCCCTGCGGATGACCCTTGAGCGTATCGAACGAAAACGGCGTGCCGGTATAACCCGGCGGGATCGCGGCTGACAGGTACGAAACACTTAACACGCAGACGGTTGCCGCGAGGGCAACTTTAAGGCGCAGACGCATACTACTGACTCCTTTTAATGTATGAGTGATTCTCTCCCCGTTATAATCTGATTATAGAAACAAGATGACATCATAAAATAAACTAATCAGGATGCCGTCAGGGAATAATATAACGCGATAAATCCCGTTTGGCCTGAAAAGGTGACTGGACCTCATGAAAAAAGGGGAGTCATCGGCCTGTGAACTCCCCTTTTCATACAAATACTTAAAAAAATTAACGAGCAACCGGTATTGACTTTACTTCCCGCAAACCGTTCTGCTCAACGCGGACGAAATACAATCCACGGAGCAGGCCCCCGAGGCCCATGTCCTGCTTTTGGCGCCCGGCGTTCAGGGTCTTAACGATGGCGGGAGCCGCCGCCCTGCCGGCACAGTCAAACAACGACACCGCAACAAGGCCCGTCTGGTCGAGCGAGAAGGAAACGGAAAGTTTGTCACCCTTGACAATAGGCACAATCCCAAACCCTTTTTGCGCCAGAGCCTGATTTTTTTCCGGCTGCACCGGCGTGTTGTCCAGCATAAACTCCATGCCGTGGAAGTTTAGGCCTTCGTGGAAAAATGAGACCTTTATGAGAAAGAGGCCGGTATCAAGCGTGAGCCTGGTTTTCGTCGTGTCCCATCTCCAGTCGTGGTTAATTTCAACATCGCCCGGGGGCCTGATGCATATCGGCAATCCGCCCACTGAATCAGTCGGGAGGTCGCCGACATTGAAAAGGATAAGGTTGCTGGTATCGACAACGGAGTGATGCAATATCATCTTATATTTGCCGGCAGTGTTCACATGCACCGTATACTTAAGCCATTCGCCGCTCTGCACCCACCCGATATGACAATTGGCGTGAGGAGGATAGGCGGCGGAGTCAACGATGCCGCCAACGGTTCCCGCGACAAAATCGTTCCATGTTCCAAAGTATTGCAAAGACACTTTCTTGCCTGGATCGCCATCGCGCCAGTGACAATCGCCCATATTGCTCCACGTGTATTGAAAGGTCACCGCTGAGTCGCCCTTGTCAAAATACGCGGCGGTCACGAAACCGGGGATTTGCATCGGAACGCCTTTGAGCGAGTCGAAAACCACGCCCGCGTACCCCTGAGGAATCGCGGCAAAAAGGCATGAAGCGAACAGCAGCCACACCGTACCCCCCAAAGCAACTTTACGGTGCAAACGCATAAAACATACCCCTTCCTTTAAAGGTGGAAATATTTTCTTTTTATCAATAAATACCATTATTTCGTGATGGTAAGCGGCCGCACCTCACGCAATCCGTTTTGCTCCACCGAAACAAAATAAACGCCCTGTTTCAGGTTCCCCACATTCACCGTGCGCGCCCGCAGGCCCGCTTTCCCGCTTTCAAACGAAGACCATGCGGTTTTTCCCGCGCAATCGGTCAGGAATATCCTTACCCCGCCCGGCTGGCTCACGACGTACGAAAGCGCAAGCTCCCCGGCGGAAAGGCAGGTCTTGAGTCCGAAACCGTTTTCGGGACGCCGGTTCACTGCCGGTTGAAGCGTTCCGGTCGCGCTCTTGAGATCAAAACTTATCCAATCCAGGTTCCAGCTGCCCAGCAAGAAAGTAATTTGAAACACCTGGAGCCCGGTGTCGAGCATCACCGAATCAACATTTTTGTTCATTGTCCAGGAATGCCAAACCTCCGGGCATCCTTGAGGAACCGTGCATATCGGAAGATTCCAGATCGAATCGATCTTTACGCTTGTACCGTTATAGTAGGTCAGTACTTCACAATTCGGACTGTATGCAGTCGCCTGGTGAAAGCTGACGTAATACATGCCCGCGGTATTGACATGGACGGTGTATTTCTGCCATTGCCCATTTGAGTCAATCCATGCAAGGTGCCAATAGCCGACTTCGTGCAGGTCGGTGAGCATGTCATAGTCATTACCGCTGTATTGCTGCATACATAAAGGCACATCCGCTTGGATCGATTGTCCGTTCGCGTATTTCCGCATCGTACTGCCCGCGTCACCGCAGCCGCCAAGATAATGGAATGCAACGCCCTCTCCGCCCGAATCGAAGAAAACGCACACCACTTGTCCGGGAATCTGCTGCGGTTTGCCCAGGAGCGTGTCGCAGCAAAACGGCTTTCCGGTATAATCCGGCGGGATCGCGGCGGACAAGAATGAAACACTTGAAATGCAGACGGCGGCCGCTAAAGCAATTTTAAGGTGCAGACGCATGTAAAAACTCCTTGCTGCCAATGGTGGACTCTTCCCTTATTTTCCAAAACTGTCCAGTTCAACGGTTGATAATAATAGATTTTACCGCGCTCAAACCGTTCTGCTCCACCGAAATAAAATAAACGCCTTGTCTTAGCTTCCCCACGTTCACCGCACGCGTCTGCAAGCCCGCTTTCGCGCTTTCAAACGAAGACCATGCGGTTTTGCCCGCGCAATCGGTCAGGAATATCCTCACGCCGCCCGGCTGGCTGACGGCATACGAAAGCGTAAGGACTCCTACGGAAAAACCGGTCTTGAGTCCGAAATCGTTTTCGGGACGACGGTTCACTGCAGGTTCAAGCGTTCCGGTCGCGCTCTTGAGATCAAACTGCATCCAGTCGAAATTCCAGCTTCCCACCTTGAATGTCATCTGGATCACCTGAAGCCCGGTATCGAGCGCCACGGAATCAACTTTCGGCGTGTAGCTCCACGAATGCCAGACTTCCGGACATCCGGAGGGCAGCGGCGTGTCGACGGCCATATTGACAATGGAATCGATTTTCACATTAGTGCCGTTGTAATACGTGAGAGTCTGGAGATTCGGAAGATATGCGTTCGCCTCATGGAAACCGACATAATATGTGCCCGCAGTGTTGACATGGACGGAGAATTTCACCCATTCCCCGGGATCGGTGGTACTTGCCGCATCGATCCATGCCAGATGCCAGTAGCCTGTTGCATGCTGACCGGGGTTTGTCCCGAAGACGTAGTCAAAGGCGGTTTCATACGGCTGCATGCACGCCTTATCGGCGGCAATCGTCTGGCCGGCCGCATTCTGCCTCATGGTTGAGCCGTTGCCGCAGCCGCCGGGATAGTGGAATGCAACGCCCTCCCCGCCGGAGTCGTAAAGCACGGCCACAATTTGTCCGGGAATCTGTTGGTAGTGGCCTTTAAGGGTATCGCAGCAGAACGGCTTGCCCGTATATCCGGGCGGAATCGCGGCGCTCGCAAGAGTGGTAAACAGCAAAAAAGAAATTGTACTTGCGGCGATTTTTATTGAAAGACGCATATAAAACTCCCTTTCTAAAAAAATAGGAAAGAATTAATGGATAATCATTGCCGATTTCACTTCTTTGAAGACGGTCCGCTCACATTGACAAAACATAATTCCTCCGCCCAAAACACACCGGAAATCCCATGATTTCATAGGTCTTGAAAACAGCCTATTTGCTGATTGTCTGGAACCTCGTTACGCTGGTGGCGGAGTTATGGTTGACATGGAGGAAATAAACTCCCTGTTTCAGGCCGGCCTTGGCTAGGGTCACGGTGTGATCGCCCGCTGCAAGGTTTTTATTCAATACGGTTGCGATCTCCCTGCCTAGACAGTCGTAAACCGAAACTTTTGTCATGCCGGCGTCCTTCAGGACCAACCTGACAATGTTCTGGCTAATGGAGACCGCATGCGATTCGGTTTTGGCCGGTTTCAGGGCAGGCTGCATGACGTCCGTGGTGAATTTTCCCGAGTCTGTGGCAAAGAACAGGAAGTCCTGGTTGAGATGGTTTGAACCGTTCTGGAAATACAGGACTTGCACACCGGTATCGAGTTGCACGGAAGCAAAGTCACTGTACAGTCTCCAGGCGTGATAGCTGGCTTCCTGCTGAAATGTTATTAACGGCGTTTTAACGGTGTCTTTTCCGTTCAGGAAAAGGACCGTGTAATGGGCAGGTTCTTCCATGGCCGACCATATGGAACTGATCCAGTATTTTCCGGCCGTGGAGACATGCACGGTCCATTTGGTGAAACTATTACCGTGGCTGGCGCCTATATAGCAATCTTGCACGCTGGTATCAACCGGGTCCGGATAACGCACGCCGTTCGGCCACACAACGCCGGCTGCGTAAAAAGTGTCACGGTCTGATGTGTTATCATTGGTACAGAAAGATGCAGGCCCCGTTGTTAGCCCGACTTTATTGCGGTTCACCGCCCCGTCCCAGGCATCATCCGCATACCATGACACATTTTCCGCGCCGCAATCAAAATCGTTGAAGTTGATTCTTCCCATGAGTTCCCTGGGAGCACTGCCGGGCGGAAACGGTGTGCCTGCATACCCGGCTGGAATTTCAGCAATGGATAATGATGCGAGCAATGAAATGACGGAAAATGAAACGAAGAATAATCTTGAAGCTTTCATCAAATCCCCCCTCTACGAAAAAATTAACCGATTAAGCCTCCTTTTTCGTCCCGTAGGTTAATATAATAAGAAAAAATTCCTGCAGGAATTTTTTTATGCAAAAAAACTCCGCAAATTATGTAAGGCATCCCTGGATCTTGGCTCATGCAATGCGTGAACACGGAGACCATCAGGCTTGCGGCGCGATACGAATTACCGTTCGACAACCACGCGCCTCATGCCTCCGTCAAGGTCCACGATATAATAAATGCCCGGAGCAAGGTTTCGCGCTGCCTTGACATTCGGCACAACGCGTCCTCTGATGTCAACCACGGAGCCGCTTCCCTTGAAAAGATCGCCGCGAGCCCCTCCGCGAATGCCGGGCAACTGCATAACGCCGGCCCTGTAACTCGTGTCGATCCAAACCGCCGAAAAGGCCAGGAGCGTTGCCCTGCCCACCGGCTGCATGGGGGTGAGAATCCTTGTCCAAGTATTGGTGGGCCATTGAACGAGGAATATGCAGCCCGAGTCCGAACCGATTTTATGGCCCCAGGCGTCGCAGGAGATATAGTTGCTATCGTTTGTAAAACACCATCCTCTGACATCGGAACCCTGATTATTGGTGTCCAACCCGTGACCGGCGGTATCATTGGGGTTAAGCAATAAAAAGTTGGCCGGGGCCCAGTTTATGCTGATGGCCATTGTCTTGACGAGAAAGTTTGGCCAACTCACCGGCGTCGCATTTTCCTCCTGGAACGGAAGCAGCACGCATGATTTATGCCGTGTAAGGCAGCCTTCATCCAGCATGCAATGACACCACAGGTCAAACCCGGGATTATAAACGCAGATATGGCCTTCATGCGACATCGTGCACTTGCAGCCAAGTTGCGGATATTCGGTTGGCTTATAAAAGTCGGCGCTGGTGGCCGTGCCGGTGCCGTTATCGGGAATGGTAATCATTTTCGGACCCAAATGCGCATCGTCAAATCTCATAAAAATATGATTGTAGGAAACGCCCATAGTGAACTCTCCAGACCCCCCGGTCAAATTGGCGATTACATGGTCCGCGCCGAACGCGGGTGCGGCGGCTCCGAACGTGACGGGGATCGCATGTAGTGTCGCATCGCCGGGCGTCCTGTAGACAACTTCCAGCTTGCCGCTGGGGGCATGCCACCAGAAGGTGCAACAGCCCTCGCTGTTGGAGGCGGTCACCGGCACTGCGGTCTTGAACTGCCCGTCGATGCGGATGATCTTTGGCCCTCCTGCGTTGTAAAGGACCCATTGTCCGTCTTCGGTTATTTGGGTGCTGTTGCACATTCCATCCTTATCGGAGTTTGGAATGAGCGTCGGAGTGTTCTGGCCCAATGGAGCAGTGTAAAGACCATTCGCATACAGCAGGCCACTGACCACCGTTCCTTTTGGAACAACGGCTCCGGAATCAACATATTGTTTGACGGCGACTTTGTGGACAAATGCGGGACATTGCGCTGAAGCCAAGCCGACGCCAAGAAGAAATACCACTAGTAACACATGCACGCAAAAACGCTTCAAATTGGATCCCCCCTCTGTTAACCAAATGTAATTGTAAGCCGATCGCGTCAGCTCTCTGCGTTGTAAATAAAATAATGTTGATCAGATCTCAAGATGAGCATTTTCTTTTAACAGATAAGCCCTGGAATTTGCTTCCAGGGCTTATCCGAAGGTTGGCGGAACCGTAGATTATTGGGTAACCAGGAACCTGGTAATGACGCCTGTATTGCCGTGCTCCATGCGAATGAAGTACACGCCCTTTCTCAGACCGATTTCGCTCAGCGCCAGTGAATGTTTCCCGGCCGCGAGGTTCCGGTCCAAAACCATCGCGATCTCTTTTCCAAGGCAGTCAAAGACCGAAACTTTTGTTTTGCCCGCGTCAGGAAGCGAGAAACGCACCGCGCCTCGATCCACGGTAACGCCAAAAGACTGGGAAGCGGCAGGGTTGACAGAGGCTTGATGAATCTCTGTCGTAAACTGTCCAGAGTCCGCGGCGAAATAAAGGAAGTCTTGGTTGAGATGGTATGAACCGTTCT
Protein-coding regions in this window:
- a CDS encoding T9SS type A sorting domain-containing protein → MKASRLFFVSFSVISLLASLSIAEIPAGYAGTPFPPGSAPRELMGRINFNDFDCGAENVSWYADDAWDGAVNRNKVGLTTGPASFCTNDNTSDRDTFYAAGVVWPNGVRYPDPVDTSVQDCYIGASHGNSFTKWTVHVSTAGKYWISSIWSAMEEPAHYTVLFLNGKDTVKTPLITFQQEASYHAWRLYSDFASVQLDTGVQVLYFQNGSNHLNQDFLFFATDSGKFTTDVMQPALKPAKTESHAVSISQNIVRLVLKDAGMTKVSVYDCLGREIATVLNKNLAAGDHTVTLAKAGLKQGVYFLHVNHNSATSVTRFQTISK
- a CDS encoding T9SS type A sorting domain-containing protein; translation: INFLNGSATVNTPTVTINGSGSYHAWRAYPDFTSIQLDSGVQVMQFQNGSYHLNQDFLYFAADSGQFTTEIHQASVNPAASQSFGVTVDRGAVRFSLPDAGKTKVSVFDCLGKEIAMVLDRNLAAGKHSLALSEIGLRKGVYFIRMEHGNTGVITRFLVTQ
- a CDS encoding T9SS type A sorting domain-containing protein; translation: MRLRLKVALAATVCVLSVSYLSAAIPPGYTGTPFSFDTLKGHPQGIPGVVKGVFFDNGGEGVAYHDVSPGNTGGTMRLNASGQQIQADINVDMQSYSGNDWDVVGYGTNDHFDSSVNAAVTTWHLSWIDQDNPAVNPPIIGDWLKFTVNVNTAGTYYIDFKQATANAPPNLQTLTFYDGASVRVDSINNLPACITPQGCPEVWHAWTVNMHVDSVDLDTGLQVIQLNFHVGSWNYDWMRFTLKNASTVACPKAQTRPDQGFNIRPVLAGNNLNVTFSLAKPGRTRLEVFDCSGRSMLQGITKNLAAGNQKQVLNLGTLGQGVYILRLEQNGLKTSAPFTVR
- a CDS encoding glycoside hydrolase family 88 protein produces the protein MKFHLSIVTIIGLCCLFNPAFAQTEFSADSIVNLMRRVAHYRMTYADIANLYNHASAGKGDQPNPYEHTNGGNNWDVGSFMTGLMAMYYASKDTAYLNFAKRWATYFNWQTYGSVTTTTADNFCCTQTYSEIYLLDPLPANSVMINSTKQSLDNHFDVVRPNPCYSRNGGWWWCDALYMEPPAMVLYVKASAENRFLDTLNRYWWSVAGYLYDTTYHFYYRDDSFFPTSQKCPNGKPMFWSCGEAWVIGGLARILNNMPLTYANRPGFEKQFKDMCAAIKAEQGNNNTAYTGLWTTSMLDHPDYPYPESSGSAFFCFAMAWGVRNKLLDSAAYTPAINAAWRDLVKNIGADGRLLRCQHVDWMPRADLSGDINNSSPEGEGAFLQAGYELYLRAIGVTGVKPSASVSLANKGLLKVNGSMMILTLANPALSSLKIFAANGRLAADLSCKIRMMQAGANTVGLEGLNLPAGVYRIVLRDGGMNASSKMVNIR